One Thalassotalea hakodatensis DNA segment encodes these proteins:
- a CDS encoding tRNA-dihydrouridine synthase has protein sequence MNNNVKKITLAPMEGVADALMRELLTSINAYDLCITEFVRVVQGLVPRHIYHKLSPELRNKGTTSNGTPVRIQLLGQHAMWMAENAKRAIELGSQGVDLNFGCPAKTVNKSKGGAVLLKSPETIHQIVSAVRSAVPSSQTVSAKIRLGFEDTMLFEEVVSAVAQAGANELTIHARTKKDGYRPPAYWQHIGKLTNSHDMTIYANGEIWDVDSAQQCMVEAKTQHLMLGRGALAMPNLANVIKGTEDKMSWQALSRLLQHYAQLELSGDKSFYFSSRLKQWLRYLKLQYPQAESLFQRIKTLTQKHEILAEISTLTSLDAQNKYP, from the coding sequence ATGAATAATAACGTAAAAAAAATAACACTTGCGCCAATGGAAGGTGTTGCAGATGCGCTAATGCGAGAATTGCTTACCTCCATTAATGCCTATGATCTATGTATCACTGAGTTTGTTAGAGTAGTACAAGGGTTAGTACCACGTCATATTTATCACAAACTGTCGCCAGAATTACGTAATAAAGGTACAACTTCTAATGGCACACCTGTACGCATTCAATTACTAGGTCAACATGCCATGTGGATGGCAGAAAATGCCAAACGCGCTATTGAGCTTGGTTCGCAAGGTGTTGATTTAAATTTCGGTTGCCCTGCAAAAACGGTTAATAAAAGTAAAGGCGGCGCAGTGTTATTAAAATCGCCGGAGACCATTCATCAAATAGTTTCTGCCGTTAGAAGTGCGGTACCCTCTTCTCAAACCGTATCAGCTAAAATTCGTTTAGGTTTCGAAGACACAATGCTTTTTGAAGAAGTGGTTTCAGCTGTTGCCCAAGCTGGCGCAAACGAATTAACCATTCATGCACGCACCAAAAAAGACGGTTACAGACCACCAGCTTATTGGCAACATATTGGTAAATTAACCAACAGTCACGATATGACAATTTACGCAAATGGTGAAATATGGGATGTAGACTCAGCACAACAATGCATGGTAGAAGCAAAAACCCAACATTTAATGCTAGGCCGAGGTGCGCTTGCCATGCCTAATTTGGCGAATGTAATAAAGGGCACAGAAGATAAAATGTCTTGGCAAGCACTGAGTCGCTTACTACAACACTATGCCCAATTAGAGTTAAGCGGTGATAAAAGCTTTTATTTTTCGAGTCGATTAAAACAATGGCTCCGCTATTTGAAATTGCAATACCCGCAAGCAGAAAGCCTTTTTCAACGAATAAAAACGTTGACACAAAAGCACGAAATACTAGCAGAAATTTCCACACTCACCTCACTTGATGCCCAAAATAAATATCCATAA
- a CDS encoding GNAT family N-acetyltransferase, translating to MNIELIQQSISLQTTRFDLALMTSDDFNLFQQLQTDPRLMQYIGPILEPQALAEKFSQRIKPWQHEEEHWLTFKITEKSSKSAVGSIGFRIEDLAQQRAEIGYLLLGKHQGKGIIPEVGRCLIEFLFQQIGVHKVIAYCYAKNIGSWKVMEKLGMRKEAHFRAHTLLNNEWHDEFIYALLVNEQKNKH from the coding sequence ATGAACATTGAGCTGATCCAACAGTCCATTTCACTTCAAACAACGCGTTTTGACTTAGCCTTAATGACTTCAGATGATTTTAATCTGTTTCAACAGTTACAAACTGATCCAAGATTAATGCAGTACATTGGGCCAATACTTGAGCCACAAGCATTAGCAGAAAAATTTTCACAAAGGATCAAGCCTTGGCAACATGAAGAAGAGCATTGGCTAACCTTTAAAATTACAGAAAAATCATCAAAATCTGCTGTTGGTAGTATCGGTTTTCGTATTGAAGACTTAGCGCAACAGCGTGCTGAAATAGGTTATTTACTATTAGGAAAACACCAAGGAAAAGGTATTATTCCAGAGGTTGGTCGTTGCCTGATTGAATTTCTCTTTCAACAAATTGGCGTTCATAAAGTTATCGCTTATTGTTATGCCAAGAATATTGGCAGCTGGAAAGTCATGGAAAAACTGGGTATGCGAAAAGAGGCGCACTTTCGTGCTCATACTTTACTCAATAATGAATGGCATGATGAGTTTATTTACGCTCTGCTAGTCAATGAACAAAAGAATAAACACTAA
- a CDS encoding SDR family oxidoreductase, whose translation MNITLTNKSALVCGSSQGIGKACAIELASLGANVTLFARNEQSLNKVLALLDTSQGQQHHVLVADFSQPEQVKNAITANIEKHGGIDILINNTGGPTPGPANTADAQAFIDAFQLHLVSNHHLVQAVIPHMKNTGYGRIINVISTSVKQPLPNLGVSNTIRGAVASWAKTLANELGPFGITVNNVLPGATATARLDAIIEGKAAKQNISIEQATDIEKSHIPMRRFAQPEEFAAAAAFLASPSAGYITGINLPVDGGRTSSL comes from the coding sequence ATGAATATAACATTAACCAACAAAAGCGCCCTAGTGTGCGGTAGCAGCCAAGGTATTGGAAAAGCATGTGCAATCGAATTAGCATCACTGGGTGCTAACGTCACTTTATTTGCACGTAATGAACAATCACTCAATAAGGTGTTGGCGTTATTAGACACTAGTCAAGGCCAACAACATCATGTATTAGTTGCTGATTTTTCCCAGCCTGAACAAGTGAAAAATGCGATTACTGCAAATATCGAAAAGCATGGTGGCATTGATATTCTCATTAATAATACTGGCGGGCCAACGCCAGGGCCTGCTAATACAGCAGATGCGCAAGCGTTCATCGATGCCTTTCAGTTACATTTAGTCTCGAACCACCACTTAGTACAAGCGGTAATCCCACACATGAAAAATACAGGATATGGACGGATTATTAACGTTATTTCAACGTCAGTGAAACAACCATTACCAAATTTGGGTGTTTCCAATACGATACGTGGTGCAGTAGCAAGTTGGGCTAAAACGTTAGCCAATGAATTGGGCCCGTTTGGTATTACGGTAAACAACGTTTTGCCAGGCGCAACAGCCACCGCAAGATTAGACGCTATTATCGAAGGTAAAGCAGCAAAGCAAAACATTAGTATTGAGCAAGCGACCGACATTGAAAAATCTCACATACCAATGAGACGATTTGCACAACCAGAAGAGTTTGCCGCTGCGGCTGCATTTTTAGCATCACCTAGCGCGGGCTACATCACTGGTATTAATTTACCCGTCGATGGTGGCAGAACATCCAGTCTGTAA
- a CDS encoding response regulator, with product MPTPLLICDDSNMARKQVARSLPDGWDVEISFATNGLEAIELIKAGKGDVLFLDLNMPEMDGYQVLEAIVQQDLPTMVIVISGDIQPEAHQRVTSLGALDFIQKPVNKEKLTDILAAFGVFNADVQQGETDRPLSSKPSEPLNVTPVSVATPPSEVADVESVPQLPALEGDIRDCYQEIANVAMGQAGDLLARLLDVFVVLPIPNVNLIEVSELSMALSAIEAHESTSGICQGFIGAGISGEALLILNDSSFKDVADLMNYQYEVDDTTELELLMDLANVLIGACLKGVSEQLDMPFSQGHPVVLGQHRKISELIATNSTKWRRTLAIEISYGIENYPIKCDLLLLFTEDSMNTLNNKIAYLLD from the coding sequence ATGCCAACACCTTTGTTGATTTGTGACGATTCAAATATGGCGCGAAAACAGGTCGCGAGATCTTTGCCTGATGGCTGGGATGTCGAGATCAGTTTCGCAACTAATGGCTTAGAGGCCATCGAGTTAATTAAAGCAGGCAAAGGAGATGTGCTATTTTTAGATTTAAATATGCCAGAAATGGACGGCTATCAAGTATTAGAGGCTATTGTACAACAAGACCTGCCAACAATGGTGATTGTGATATCTGGTGATATTCAACCTGAGGCGCACCAACGAGTCACTAGTTTAGGGGCGTTAGATTTTATACAAAAGCCTGTAAACAAAGAAAAATTAACGGACATATTAGCGGCTTTTGGTGTGTTTAATGCTGATGTTCAGCAAGGTGAGACAGATAGGCCATTATCAAGTAAACCTAGTGAACCTTTGAATGTAACACCAGTGAGCGTAGCTACCCCACCTTCTGAAGTGGCTGACGTTGAATCGGTACCTCAATTACCTGCGTTAGAAGGTGATATTCGCGATTGTTATCAAGAAATTGCCAATGTAGCGATGGGACAAGCCGGTGATTTATTAGCACGCTTACTTGATGTATTCGTGGTATTGCCAATTCCGAATGTTAATTTAATTGAGGTGAGTGAGTTGTCAATGGCGTTATCAGCCATTGAAGCCCATGAAAGTACGTCAGGAATTTGCCAAGGCTTTATTGGCGCAGGTATCTCTGGTGAAGCGTTACTTATTTTAAATGATTCTAGCTTTAAAGATGTAGCGGATTTAATGAATTATCAATATGAAGTTGACGATACAACCGAGCTTGAATTGCTAATGGATTTGGCAAATGTGCTGATTGGCGCTTGTTTGAAAGGAGTTTCGGAACAGTTAGATATGCCTTTTAGTCAGGGACACCCGGTTGTATTGGGTCAACATCGTAAAATATCGGAATTAATTGCGACTAATTCGACTAAGTGGCGAAGAACGTTAGCAATAGAAATAAGCTATGGAATTGAAAACTATCCAATAAAATGTGATCTTTTGTTACTGTTTACTGAAGACTCTATGAATACGTTAAATAATAAAATTGCTTACCTGTTGGATTAA
- a CDS encoding MGMT family protein, giving the protein MTNIGNYQRIWQTVQQIPVGKVATYGQIADLAGLPGRARLVGKSLGYVPDGGWQNKAVPWFRVINAQGKISLPLASEGFERQKALLQEEQIVVVGTKISLKEFQWQPDLSELLFTLSF; this is encoded by the coding sequence ATGACCAACATAGGAAATTACCAACGAATTTGGCAAACGGTACAACAGATCCCTGTTGGTAAAGTAGCGACTTATGGTCAAATTGCTGATTTAGCTGGTTTGCCCGGCCGCGCTAGATTAGTGGGTAAATCACTTGGCTATGTACCTGATGGCGGCTGGCAAAATAAAGCTGTTCCTTGGTTTCGTGTGATTAACGCACAAGGGAAAATATCGTTACCGCTTGCCAGTGAAGGGTTTGAACGGCAAAAAGCGTTGCTACAAGAAGAACAAATTGTGGTAGTAGGGACTAAGATCAGCCTGAAAGAGTTTCAATGGCAGCCTGATCTTAGCGAGTTATTATTTACCCTATCTTTTTAA
- a CDS encoding Hsp20 family protein, which translates to MRTTTDFSPLYRSFIGFDHLAGLLDKASRADKQSSYPPYNIELLAEDQYRITMAVAGFAEEELAIQSEHNNLVITGTKAGETDKTDRKFLHQGIAERNFERKFQLGDHVKVVGAFMENGLLHVDLQREIPEALKPRKIAINGKSLLNDNSN; encoded by the coding sequence ATGCGTACAACTACAGATTTTAGCCCACTTTACCGTTCATTTATCGGTTTCGATCACTTAGCTGGATTATTAGACAAAGCATCTCGTGCTGATAAACAATCGTCTTATCCCCCTTATAACATTGAATTGCTTGCTGAAGACCAATACAGAATTACCATGGCTGTTGCAGGTTTCGCTGAAGAAGAGCTAGCGATACAGTCTGAACATAACAATTTAGTCATTACTGGCACTAAAGCAGGTGAAACAGATAAAACCGACAGAAAATTCTTACATCAAGGCATTGCAGAACGAAATTTTGAACGAAAATTTCAATTAGGCGACCATGTTAAGGTGGTTGGTGCCTTTATGGAAAATGGTTTACTGCACGTTGATTTACAGCGTGAAATTCCAGAAGCTTTAAAACCACGAAAAATCGCCATTAATGGTAAAAGCTTATTAAATGATAACTCGAATTAA
- a CDS encoding SDR family oxidoreductase, producing the protein MKNTVVITGANRGIGLAMATIFAEQGDNVIALCRQSSEALDAINAKVINGVDVATEQGLTVMAEALSNERINVLICNAGILRDEQLGQLNTITIKEQFDVNALAPLLVVERLLPQLVTGSKVAMITSRMGSIADNGSGGRYGYRMSKAALNAASMSLSKDLASHDISVGVYHPGYVQTEMVNMGGDISANEAAGRIVKLIEQQSMAETGVFKHSNGDVLPW; encoded by the coding sequence ATGAAAAACACTGTAGTAATTACTGGTGCTAATCGTGGAATTGGACTTGCCATGGCGACGATTTTCGCTGAACAGGGTGATAACGTTATCGCATTATGTCGTCAAAGCTCAGAGGCGTTAGATGCGATAAATGCAAAGGTAATCAATGGGGTTGATGTTGCCACCGAGCAAGGGTTAACTGTTATGGCTGAGGCATTATCTAACGAGAGAATTAACGTGTTGATTTGCAATGCGGGTATTCTAAGAGATGAACAATTAGGTCAATTAAACACAATCACAATAAAAGAACAGTTTGATGTTAACGCTTTAGCACCTTTATTGGTTGTTGAACGTTTACTGCCTCAGTTAGTTACCGGTAGTAAAGTTGCGATGATCACTTCTAGAATGGGCTCTATCGCGGATAATGGTTCAGGTGGTCGATATGGTTATCGTATGTCAAAAGCAGCTTTAAATGCGGCTTCTATGTCGTTATCGAAAGATTTAGCATCTCACGATATTTCTGTTGGCGTATATCATCCAGGCTATGTTCAAACTGAAATGGTCAATATGGGTGGGGATATTAGTGCTAATGAAGCGGCTGGTCGTATTGTTAAGTTAATAGAGCAACAATCAATGGCTGAAACGGGTGTGTTTAAACATTCAAATGGCGACGTATTACCCTGGTAA
- a CDS encoding methylenetetrahydrofolate reductase, which yields MEQGSELRARYNDIRRGVYFIGTTPPKSDTPVEKVDEIAGKLLERVSDIDFDGLIVYDIQNEDSRTNKPRPFPFKSTHDPRHYSALLNQKSSRPVITYKSVVQSNADDFNTWADEAWQRFGITDVVLVGSPSSHNQVSLPLQTAYKTLVENQHDFFIGGVTIAERHASKGNEHERLIEKHKQGCNFFISQAIYDPQATIDMLTRYAIECKKLGLKPQRIILTFSPCGSEKTLEFIDWLGVSVPEATSLRILNAEKPLYESIRICTNSLHQILDAVLPYQLPLGLNIESLTNRKEEIDGSILLYKLLRSTMENYLAKQELQSLIS from the coding sequence GTGGAACAAGGTTCAGAATTAAGAGCAAGGTATAACGATATCAGGCGTGGCGTTTACTTTATTGGTACTACCCCTCCTAAAAGTGATACGCCCGTTGAAAAAGTCGATGAAATAGCCGGAAAATTACTTGAACGAGTTAGCGATATCGACTTTGATGGCTTGATTGTTTACGATATTCAAAATGAAGATTCGCGCACTAATAAACCAAGGCCGTTCCCATTTAAATCAACACATGACCCACGGCATTATTCTGCATTATTGAATCAAAAATCATCACGACCAGTGATCACTTATAAAAGTGTTGTGCAATCAAATGCTGATGATTTTAATACTTGGGCAGATGAAGCATGGCAACGATTTGGTATTACAGACGTTGTGCTAGTAGGAAGTCCTTCAAGCCACAATCAAGTATCACTACCGCTACAAACGGCTTATAAAACGCTTGTTGAAAACCAACATGACTTTTTTATCGGTGGTGTAACAATTGCTGAACGCCATGCGAGTAAAGGCAATGAGCATGAACGATTGATTGAAAAACATAAACAAGGCTGTAATTTCTTTATATCACAGGCGATCTATGATCCTCAAGCCACCATTGATATGCTCACTCGCTACGCGATCGAATGTAAAAAGTTAGGTCTAAAACCTCAACGAATTATCTTAACGTTTTCACCTTGTGGCAGTGAGAAAACCTTAGAATTTATTGATTGGTTAGGCGTTAGCGTTCCAGAAGCTACCAGCCTACGTATTTTAAATGCCGAAAAACCACTATATGAGTCTATTCGCATTTGTACTAATAGTTTACACCAAATATTAGATGCCGTTTTACCTTATCAATTACCACTTGGTCTGAATATTGAAAGTTTAACCAATCGAAAAGAAGAAATTGATGGTTCAATATTGTTATATAAATTATTACGTTCTACCATGGAAAACTATCTAGCGAAGCAAGAGTTGCAATCGCTGATCAGTTAA
- a CDS encoding sensor domain-containing diguanylate cyclase has product MSLETEQINELHWLMEMLHTIDVGLVVLDRKYQIQIWNGFMENHSGLLPREVKGKTLFSLFEEIPEEWFVRKSESVFMLKNKAFTIWEQRPYLFKFQNYRPITGTADYMYQNTTFIPLMSSTGEVTHLCLIVYDVTDNAVHKQDLEQANAELAILSQTDGLTKLFNRTHWERCLEAEYKRWTRSQHASSLVMIDIDRFKDVNDNYGHVVGDEVIRHLSSVIRKHVRETDVSGRYGGEEFAILLSDTAIENAQTFAERLRAEIESALVQHNDIDVKYTISLGLAEVEPSIKNYEAWIECADAALYRAKESGRNKVVLHPKQT; this is encoded by the coding sequence ATGTCGTTAGAAACTGAGCAAATAAATGAATTACACTGGTTAATGGAAATGTTGCACACCATAGATGTAGGTTTGGTTGTGCTTGATCGAAAATACCAGATACAAATTTGGAATGGTTTTATGGAAAATCATAGCGGATTATTACCAAGAGAAGTGAAAGGTAAAACGCTTTTTTCCTTATTTGAAGAAATTCCAGAAGAGTGGTTTGTGCGCAAATCAGAATCAGTATTTATGCTTAAAAATAAAGCGTTTACCATTTGGGAACAGCGTCCTTATTTATTTAAATTTCAAAACTATCGACCCATTACAGGTACCGCTGATTATATGTACCAAAACACCACGTTTATTCCCTTAATGTCGTCAACGGGCGAAGTTACGCATTTATGTTTAATTGTTTATGATGTCACTGATAATGCTGTACATAAACAAGATCTTGAGCAAGCGAATGCTGAGTTAGCCATTTTAAGTCAAACCGACGGTTTAACAAAATTGTTTAATCGTACGCATTGGGAACGATGTTTAGAAGCTGAATATAAACGTTGGACGCGAAGTCAGCACGCGAGCAGTTTAGTGATGATTGATATTGATCGTTTTAAAGATGTTAACGACAATTATGGGCACGTGGTAGGTGATGAAGTGATCCGTCACTTGTCTAGTGTGATCCGTAAGCACGTACGAGAAACCGATGTTTCTGGTCGTTATGGCGGTGAAGAATTCGCTATTTTACTTTCAGATACCGCTATAGAAAATGCGCAAACTTTTGCGGAACGTTTACGTGCAGAAATTGAAAGCGCGCTAGTGCAACATAATGATATTGATGTTAAATACACCATTAGCTTAGGTCTGGCAGAAGTCGAGCCTAGTATTAAAAATTATGAGGCCTGGATAGAATGCGCTGATGCGGCATTATATCGTGCAAAAGAATCGGGTAGAAATAAGGTCGTATTACATCCGAAACAGACATAA
- a CDS encoding alpha/beta fold hydrolase: MQGIKVLGQGPAVILLHSSLSSSKQWLPLCFQLQDSFTLINVDLLGYGDAGLPDDLSSYTFEDELTRIEQCLLQENIQTPIHLVGHSCGGAVALAWAMKNRQRVASLSLFEPVVFHLLEQAQAQYFQQVSEFSQQLRQLESTEATAAFVNFWNGEQFFQQLPQKVQQQMALAMPKVHADFQGILDQSYQLIDLSQLLCPCLLVIGEQTRPLSKVLSQLIAEHLFNAHLHYVEGGHMAPVSHPQETVTLFSQFLNQQKKPGE, translated from the coding sequence ATGCAAGGTATCAAAGTATTAGGACAAGGCCCTGCCGTTATTTTATTGCATAGTTCACTCAGTAGTAGTAAGCAATGGTTGCCATTGTGTTTTCAATTACAAGACAGCTTTACATTAATTAATGTTGATTTACTTGGTTATGGTGATGCAGGTTTACCTGATGATCTATCGAGTTATACCTTTGAAGATGAGTTAACTCGCATTGAACAGTGCTTACTTCAAGAAAATATTCAAACGCCAATTCATCTTGTTGGTCATTCGTGTGGTGGGGCTGTTGCATTAGCTTGGGCAATGAAAAATCGTCAACGAGTAGCAAGTTTATCTTTATTTGAGCCGGTTGTCTTTCATTTGCTTGAACAGGCTCAAGCGCAATACTTTCAGCAAGTGAGTGAATTTTCACAGCAATTACGCCAATTAGAAAGTACAGAGGCAACAGCGGCATTTGTTAATTTTTGGAATGGTGAACAGTTTTTTCAACAGCTTCCTCAAAAAGTACAACAGCAAATGGCACTTGCTATGCCGAAGGTTCATGCAGACTTTCAAGGAATATTAGACCAAAGCTATCAGTTGATAGACCTCAGTCAGTTATTATGTCCTTGTTTATTAGTCATAGGTGAACAAACCAGACCGTTGAGTAAAGTATTGAGTCAGTTAATTGCTGAGCATCTTTTTAATGCTCACCTGCACTACGTTGAAGGGGGTCATATGGCGCCAGTTTCTCATCCGCAAGAGACGGTAACCTTGTTCAGCCAATTTTTAAATCAACAAAAAAAGCCCGGTGAATAA
- the tpx gene encoding thiol peroxidase, which translates to MKQTTYSSIFAILISLSLPSLANETVSNPLPESYDLVKAGDKYITLLGNQVAVGEQAPQFKVVDDMFSPVSLSDFSNMPVLISVVPSLDTGVCSVQTKRFNEEAAKLGDNLTLLTISNDLPYAQKRFCKNENIEQLQVLSDSVWRDFGKKYGLLIKDMGLLTRAIFVIDATGKVTYKELVADISQHPDYDAALAALEAIKLTDDKK; encoded by the coding sequence ATGAAACAAACAACTTATTCAAGTATTTTCGCGATTCTCATCAGCCTATCGCTGCCAAGTTTAGCCAATGAAACAGTATCGAACCCGCTACCTGAATCTTATGACCTTGTTAAGGCGGGTGATAAATACATTACATTATTGGGCAACCAAGTAGCTGTTGGGGAGCAGGCACCTCAGTTTAAAGTGGTTGATGATATGTTTTCACCAGTATCTCTCAGTGACTTTTCTAATATGCCAGTGTTAATCTCTGTAGTACCTAGCTTAGATACAGGCGTTTGTTCCGTTCAAACAAAGCGATTCAATGAAGAAGCTGCCAAATTAGGCGACAACTTAACGTTGCTGACGATTAGTAATGATTTACCTTATGCACAGAAGCGCTTTTGCAAAAATGAAAATATCGAACAGCTACAAGTATTATCAGACAGTGTTTGGCGTGATTTTGGTAAAAAATATGGCCTTCTGATCAAGGATATGGGGTTATTAACACGCGCAATATTCGTCATTGATGCTACCGGTAAAGTCACTTATAAAGAGCTTGTTGCTGATATTTCACAACACCCTGATTACGATGCAGCACTTGCGGCTTTAGAAGCAATAAAATTAACAGACGACAAAAAATAA